The sequence TTATCTGTTCAGTCCGATTGACATTGCTCCGGACTTCATCCCCGTCATCGGCTGGATTGACGATAGTGTGATTCTAACGCTGCTGGTGAGCGAAGTTTCCCAGATGCTGTCAGCACGCCTCAAGTCTCGCGATGAAGCTGATACAGAAGCAAGTGTCGCATCTGCTGGCAATACTTCCAGTTCCGACACCGTAGATGTCAAAGCTGTTCCCATCAAATAGCTCTAAGCTTTATCAAACCTATATAAAACCCTCGCCCTTGTTGCAGTCTTAGTCTCCGACTGCCAAGCGGCGGGGGTTTTTTGTGAGCGATCGCTTATGCTTAATTTTTAAACACGCGATCGCCTCTCTATAATTCAGGGCGAACGACGGGAGTTGAACCCGCGAGTGGAGGAACCACAATCCTCTGCCTTAACCACTTGGCTACGCTCGCCATTGCGTTTTTAACTATAGCATATTCATTATCCGTAGAGCTAGCCCTATTTTATTTAAGCTGGAACTCAAGTCGAACCTGGGGTAGTCTTAAGTCAGAAATTGGTAAAAACGAACCATGAAGGGTTTGCAAATTTTTCAAGCAATTGCCGGAGTAGTCTTGGTTGGCTTGGGGATGGCGATGGCGACAACCAACCCTAGCCAGGAAGTTTATGAGGAATTTGCTGTTGCCCAGCTATCGACTTACTTAAAAGAGGAGGGCTGCACGCAGTTGCCAAGAGCATTTGGTAATGCCATCCACCGTCAATGCACAATTCTTGTAGATACTGGACGCCCGCAAATCCAGCAAATGATTTCCGAGAGTACTAAGCGGCAGAACTTTATTTTCTTTAGCATTTACCAAACTGAGTTGTCGGTAAGCTCGTTTTTACCGTCCTACCAATTTGAGACGTTAGGCGTGTTTGAAAATTTCTATACTTACCAGGCGCAGAAGCAGTAGCCTCGTGTCTGCGGGTATATTTATTCTGTGTCCACGAAATGGGAGCGCTTGGTCTAAAAAATTCCTTACTAAAGCGCAATAATTCTCTGGCCACAAAATATCTACAATCGTAGACAAAAATTTCTGCCCCAGAGATAGGGGGATAAAGGACGGGTGCGGCGAGGTGGAACGGCACAACATTAAAATACATTCCGCTCTCATCTATTTTATTGCTGAAATTGGGAATTCTTGATTAGATGGATGTGATTAAGGTGGGTGTCAAGCACTTAAATGAGCTATTGTGTCAGCCCAGGATGTAAAAGACAGCAAAATACCGCTACCGTTCGATTTTGTCTTAATTGCGGCAGCCAAATATTGCTGAAAGACCGCTATCGCGCCCTTAAGCCAATAGGCCAAGGCGGATTTGGCAAGACCTTTTTGGCTTTAGATGAACATATCCCCTCGAAACCAAATTGTGTCATCAAACAACTATTCTTTACGGGGGAAGATACAAGTACCTTTAATAAAGTGGTGCTGTTATTTCGTCAAGAAGCGGTTCGCCTAGATGAACTGGGTCAGCATCCCCAAATTCCCGAATTGTTGGCACATTTTGAACAAGATCGACAGCTTTATTTGGTGCAAGAGTTTATCGAGGGGCAAACTCTGGCGGATGAATTGCGGGAAAAGGGTGTTTATAGTGAGGAGCAGATTTGGCAACTGCTGCGGGATTTGTTGCCGATCCTTGATTATATTCACGCCCATCGCGTTATACATAGGGATATGAAGCCAGCTAATATTATTAGACGCAAGAGCG is a genomic window of Microcoleus sp. FACHB-831 containing:
- a CDS encoding YkvA family protein; the encoded protein is MNFSIQSLYNWYRNTIRNPKYRWWLIMGSLLYLFSPIDIAPDFIPVIGWIDDSVILTLLVSEVSQMLSARLKSRDEADTEASVASAGNTSSSDTVDVKAVPIK
- a CDS encoding DUF4359 domain-containing protein: MKGLQIFQAIAGVVLVGLGMAMATTNPSQEVYEEFAVAQLSTYLKEEGCTQLPRAFGNAIHRQCTILVDTGRPQIQQMISESTKRQNFIFFSIYQTELSVSSFLPSYQFETLGVFENFYTYQAQKQ